Proteins encoded within one genomic window of Bacillus sp. 1NLA3E:
- a CDS encoding DHA2 family efflux MFS transporter permease subunit: MNHSIKKTDRPPYGVIAVLIFGAFIAFLNNTLLNIALPSIMKDLNIEASTVQWLTTGFMLVNGILIPTTAFLIQKFSVRNLFLAAMALFTLGSLVAGIAHIFPILLAGRMLQASASAILMPLLMNVMLTSFPVEKRGAAMGVFGLVLMFAPAIGPTLSGWIIEHYDWRMLFHFVTPFAIIIFLIGFFLLKDKKDKIDLRLDFFSVLLSSLGFGGLLYGFSSAGKKGWDSPEVYLTLSIGFISLVWFILRQLKQEKPMLNFRIYKYPMFALSSVISMVVTMAMFSGMLLTPIYVQTVRGISPLDAGLMMLPGAILMAIMMPITGKLFDKFGGRMLAIVGLTITAVTSYYFSKLTLDTTYTNLIILYSVRMFGMSMVNMPVTTNGLNQLPARFYPHGTAMNNTMSQVSGAIGTALLITIMSNRAKTHATEIAAGMMKKATEKAAAAGVAPTPEMLAQIKEQITMKAMLEGINDAFFVTVFIALLALVLALFIKRAKRAEEDSVERTTGQENSRKLAEN; the protein is encoded by the coding sequence ATGAACCATTCCATAAAAAAGACTGATCGCCCACCATACGGAGTGATTGCGGTCTTGATATTCGGAGCTTTTATTGCTTTTTTAAACAATACGTTATTAAATATCGCCTTACCATCGATAATGAAGGACTTAAACATTGAAGCATCTACAGTACAGTGGCTGACTACAGGCTTTATGTTAGTAAATGGGATACTGATTCCAACTACTGCATTCTTAATTCAAAAATTTTCTGTTCGGAATCTGTTCTTAGCAGCAATGGCTTTATTTACACTAGGGAGCCTTGTTGCTGGAATTGCACACATATTTCCGATTCTATTAGCGGGTCGGATGCTTCAAGCTTCAGCATCAGCTATCTTGATGCCGTTATTAATGAATGTCATGTTGACCAGCTTCCCGGTTGAGAAAAGGGGAGCTGCAATGGGGGTATTTGGGTTAGTTTTAATGTTTGCACCAGCAATTGGACCGACTTTATCTGGTTGGATTATTGAACATTATGACTGGAGAATGCTATTTCACTTTGTAACGCCTTTTGCCATAATCATTTTCTTAATTGGCTTTTTCTTACTAAAAGACAAAAAAGATAAAATTGACCTGCGACTTGATTTCTTTTCGGTCCTTTTATCCAGCTTAGGTTTTGGCGGCTTGTTGTATGGATTTAGTTCTGCAGGTAAAAAAGGCTGGGATAGTCCTGAAGTATACTTGACGCTTTCTATTGGTTTCATTTCACTAGTTTGGTTTATTTTACGTCAATTAAAGCAGGAAAAACCAATGCTTAACTTCAGGATCTATAAATACCCAATGTTTGCTTTATCATCCGTTATTTCCATGGTTGTTACCATGGCGATGTTTTCGGGGATGTTATTAACACCAATATATGTTCAAACTGTTCGCGGTATTTCTCCACTAGATGCTGGCTTAATGATGTTACCGGGTGCGATTTTAATGGCGATTATGATGCCGATTACCGGTAAATTATTTGATAAGTTTGGTGGACGTATGTTAGCCATTGTTGGCTTAACTATTACGGCTGTAACTAGCTATTATTTCAGTAAATTAACACTTGACACTACCTATACAAATTTAATTATTTTATATTCTGTTCGTATGTTTGGTATGTCCATGGTAAATATGCCAGTAACCACAAATGGCTTAAACCAGTTACCAGCTCGCTTCTATCCACACGGTACTGCGATGAATAATACAATGTCACAAGTATCTGGAGCTATTGGTACTGCATTATTAATCACAATCATGTCAAATCGTGCAAAAACACATGCTACTGAAATTGCAGCAGGTATGATGAAGAAGGCGACTGAGAAGGCAGCAGCTGCTGGAGTGGCGCCAACACCTGAAATGCTCGCTCAAATAAAAGAACAAATTACCATGAAAGCCATGCTAGAAGGAATTAATGATGCTTTCTTTGTAACAGTATTTATTGCACTCCTGGCACTAGTTCTTGCATTGTTCATCAAACGGGCAAAAAGAGCGGAAGAAGATTCGGTAGAAAGAACTACCGGTCAAGAGAATTCTCGGAAATTAGCAGAAAACTAA
- a CDS encoding TetR/AcrR family transcriptional regulator produces the protein MKDRKQHVIKMAHQLFIEKGFQATSIQDILDYSRISKGTFYNYFSSKNELLIALFKTIYKKLELDRNELLIGQDSANIDIFITQIELQMKTNRANKLFSLFEEVNFSNDVELKQFIKLGNLSMLRWVYNRFTDIFDDSTKPYLLDCAIMFMGLLQYNLKYYALGHESNASIHQVVRYSVDRVVKMVDEVTKSRVQLIEPEVLESWFPDCKKNDQEFQQKLHQAVFSLKKALSTCEDPTKYTELLDFVQDELLHSKDPRVFLIESALLSLKTSNEIFSFEELQKLDQLISEHFNQQVEKS, from the coding sequence ATGAAAGACAGGAAACAGCATGTCATAAAAATGGCCCATCAGTTATTTATCGAAAAAGGATTTCAAGCCACATCCATTCAGGATATTTTAGACTATAGTAGGATATCTAAAGGAACCTTTTATAATTATTTTTCATCAAAGAATGAATTATTAATTGCCCTTTTTAAAACGATATACAAGAAACTGGAACTGGATCGTAACGAATTACTGATTGGCCAAGATTCTGCTAACATTGACATTTTCATTACACAAATTGAATTACAAATGAAAACGAATAGAGCAAATAAATTGTTTTCACTCTTTGAAGAAGTAAACTTCTCAAATGATGTGGAACTAAAACAATTCATAAAATTAGGTAACTTAAGCATGTTACGTTGGGTATACAATCGGTTTACTGACATCTTCGACGATAGTACGAAACCATATTTGTTGGATTGTGCCATTATGTTTATGGGGCTCTTACAGTACAACCTTAAATATTATGCATTGGGTCATGAATCAAATGCCAGCATCCACCAGGTAGTCCGTTATAGTGTTGACCGTGTTGTCAAGATGGTTGACGAAGTAACAAAATCTAGAGTTCAATTAATTGAACCTGAGGTATTAGAGAGTTGGTTTCCTGACTGTAAAAAAAACGATCAAGAATTTCAGCAAAAGCTTCATCAGGCTGTATTTTCATTAAAAAAGGCTTTAAGTACTTGTGAAGACCCAACAAAGTACACTGAGTTGCTAGACTTTGTTCAGGATGAACTATTGCACTCAAAGGACCCTCGAGTATTTTTGATTGAAAGTGCTCTTTTATCTTTGAAAACAAGTAACGAAATTTTTAGTTTTGAAGAACTCCAAAAGCTTGATCAACTGATTTCAGAACATTTTAATCAACAAGTGGAAAAATCCTAG